The Ooceraea biroi isolate clonal line C1 chromosome 1, Obir_v5.4, whole genome shotgun sequence genome has a window encoding:
- the LOC105276298 gene encoding histone-lysine N-methyltransferase SETMAR, giving the protein MENKEIRIISLYEFKLGHSAALATRNINTAFGEGSANERRTRRWFEKFRSGDTNLDNLPRGHAPFVIDDTILKDMIEVDPTLTVREVAERLNVHHSTVVRRLRRLGKVKKLDKWVPHELTERDKIRRLETCISLLSRHNNDGILHRIVTCDEKWILYDNRRRSAQWLNVNEPPKRMPKPNLHPKKIMVSVWWSSKGIVHYSFNKQGEAINADKYCQEIDVMYANLCAQQPALVNRHGVLLLHDNARPHVAKKTIKKLSELNIEVLPHPPYSPDISPTDYHLFKHLDGFLTGKVFQEEKRVKDAFHEFIGSRSSDFFKHGIDTLVSRWNKCIEIDGDYFD; this is encoded by the coding sequence ATGGAAAATAAGGAAATTCgaataatttctttgtacGAGTTCAAACTCGGTCATAGTGCGGCCCTGGCAAcgcgaaatattaatacgGCTTTCGGCGAAGGTTCCGCGAATGAAAGAAGAACGAGGCGTTGGTTTgaaaaatttcgatctggagacaCAAACCTTGACAATTTGCCTCGTGGACATGCACCTTTCGTCATTGATGACACTATTTTAAAGGACATGATCGAAGTGGATCCGACATTAACAGTTCGAGAGGTTGCAGAAAGGCTCAATGTTCATCACTCAACTGTCGTCAGACGTTTACGAAGGCTGGGAAAAGTGAAGAAGTTGGATAAATGGGTTCCCCATGAATTGACGGAGAGAGACAAAATAAGACGTTTAGAAACCTgcatttctttgctttcccggcATAATAATGATGGAATATTGCACAGAATTGTGACgtgcgatgaaaaatggatattaTATGATAACCGTCGACGATCTGCACAGTGGCTGAATGTGAATGAGCCTCCAAAACGTATGCCAAAGCCGAACCTTCATCCCAAAAAGATTATGGTTTCAGTATGGTGGTCAAGTAAGGGAATCgtgcattattcatttaacaaACAAGGTGAGGCTATAAACGCTGATAAATACTGTCAGGAAATTGACGTTATGTATGCAAACCTGTGCGCTCAACAGCCGGCATTGGTCAATAGACATGGTGTATTGTTACTTCACGATAATGCTAGGCCACACGTTGCAAAAAAgaccataaaaaaattatccgaATTAAACATCGAAGTTCTCCCTCATCCTCCTTATTCTCCAGATATTTCACCGACTGATTATCATTTGTTCAAACATTTGGATGGGTTTCTAACTGGAAAAGTTTTCCAAGAAGAAAAACGTGTAAAAGATGCATTCCATGAGTTCATCGGCTCTCGTTCttcagatttttttaaacatggTATTGATACACTTGTATCGCGTTGGAACAAATGCATTGAAATAGATGGAGActattttgattaa